In Zingiber officinale cultivar Zhangliang chromosome 1A, Zo_v1.1, whole genome shotgun sequence, a genomic segment contains:
- the LOC121996185 gene encoding eugenol synthase 1-like produces the protein MDEREEKSKILIIGGTGRVGSLIVRASIKASHPTFLLVRPSTIVLDSWKSKLVNSFKREGATILYGDLGDYDSLIRAIKQVDVVISAVGHEGRSEVKGQLMLLDAIQQAGNVKRFYPSEFGNDLEQVRLVEPAKSMLAHKLVLRQAMREKGIPHTIVFNFFFHGFYLPRLGQAEATSAHTDGKVFISGDGNTKAIFVNEVDVAKYTIRSVDDPVTLNKVLYVRPPANFYTLNELVSLWEEKNGKKLERIYVPEEALLKKIEDSPFPLNFQLAIAHSAFINGDQTNLEIDPVVGVEASVLYAGLKYITVDEFLSNLV, from the exons ATGGatgaaagagaagaaaagagtaagattttaataattGGAGGAACGGGACGCGTTGGAAGTCTTATCGTGCGAGCTAGCATCAAAGCAAGCCACCCCACCTTCCTCCTCGTGCGCCCATCCACCATCGTTCTTGATTCATGGAAGTCTAAGCTCGTTAACTCTTTCAAGAGGGAAGGCGCCACCATTCTCTAC GGGGATTTAGGCGACTATGATAGTTTGATAAGAGCTATCAAGCAAGTGGACGTGGTCATCTCTGCAGTAGGGCATGAAGGTCGATCAGAAGTTAAGGGCCAGTTGATGCTCCTTGATGCCATCCAACAAGCTGGAAACGTTAAA AGATTCTACCCATCAGAGTTTGGCAACGATTTGGAACAAGTCCGACTTGTGGAACCAGCCAAGTCGATGCTCGCTCATAAACTAGTGCTGAGGCAAGCCATGAGGGAGAAGGGCATCCCTCACACCATcgtcttcaacttcttcttccatGGCTTCTACCTCCCCCGGCTCGGCCAAGCAGAAGCAACTTCGGCTCACACTGATGGTAAGGTATTCATCTCAGGCGATGGCAACACCAAAG CCATCTTCGTGAACGAAGTTGATGTTGCAAAATACACCATCAGATCTGTGGACGATCCAGTGACTCTAAACAAAGTATTGTACGTGAGGCCTCCTGCTAACTTCTACACGCTGAACGAGCTTGTATCGTTGtgggaagaaaagaatggaaagaaACTTGAGAGGATCTACGTACCTGAAGAAGCTCTCCTAAAGAAGATtgaag ATTCTCCATTTCCACTGAATTTTCAACTGGCTATAGCTCACTCGGCTTTCATCAACGGAGACCAGACTAACCTTGAGATTGATCCAGTTGTTGGAGTGGAGGCATCTGTTCTTTATGCGGGTCTCAAGTATATTACAGTCGATGAATTCTTGAGCAACCTTGTCTAG